The Thermococcus thermotolerans genome contains a region encoding:
- a CDS encoding L-threonylcarbamoyladenylate synthase, which yields MTVVINMRDGVDERKIRIAARFILMGKLVAFPTETVYGLGADALNEEAVKRIFEAKGRPPDNPLIVHISDFDDLRKLARDIPREAKLLAERFWPGPLTMVLPKREEVPYATTGGLDTVAVRMPAHPIALALIKASTPIAAPSANISGKPSPTLAEHVIDDFYGRIDCIIDGGETKIGVESTVIDMSSERPTLLRPGGLPLEEIEQVIGEVEIHPAVRGKLVDVARSPGMKYKHYSPNAQVIVVEGKRENVRAKIAELVEEYRAKGLRVGVMATEEYGADEFFYLGKTEEEVAKNLFRALRELDKRGVDVIIAEGVEEKGLGFAVMNRLRKAAGYRIVWA from the coding sequence ATGACGGTAGTAATCAACATGCGGGACGGAGTGGATGAGAGGAAAATAAGAATAGCCGCGAGATTCATACTGATGGGAAAGCTCGTAGCTTTTCCAACGGAGACAGTCTACGGTCTCGGTGCCGATGCGCTCAACGAAGAGGCCGTTAAGAGGATATTCGAGGCCAAAGGCAGGCCCCCGGACAACCCGCTCATAGTCCACATCTCCGATTTCGACGACCTGAGGAAGCTTGCGAGAGACATCCCAAGGGAGGCGAAGCTTCTCGCCGAGAGGTTCTGGCCCGGTCCGCTGACGATGGTTCTGCCCAAGAGGGAGGAGGTTCCCTACGCCACCACCGGAGGCCTCGACACCGTCGCGGTAAGGATGCCTGCCCATCCGATAGCGCTCGCCCTTATAAAGGCCAGCACCCCGATAGCGGCACCTTCCGCAAACATAAGCGGAAAGCCCAGCCCAACACTGGCGGAACACGTGATAGACGACTTTTATGGAAGGATAGACTGCATAATCGACGGGGGCGAAACGAAGATCGGTGTCGAGTCAACGGTCATAGACATGAGCTCCGAAAGGCCGACCCTGCTGAGGCCCGGCGGTCTGCCCCTTGAGGAGATAGAGCAGGTCATAGGCGAGGTCGAGATACACCCCGCCGTTAGGGGCAAGCTGGTCGATGTGGCCCGTTCACCGGGTATGAAGTACAAGCACTACTCCCCCAACGCCCAGGTTATAGTCGTCGAAGGAAAGCGGGAGAACGTGCGGGCGAAAATAGCGGAACTGGTCGAGGAGTACCGCGCAAAGGGTCTCCGCGTGGGAGTCATGGCAACCGAGGAGTATGGGGCCGATGAATTCTTCTATCTCGGAAAGACCGAGGAGGAAGTTGCAAAGAACCTGTTCAGGGCCCTCCGAGAGCTGGATAAGCGCGGGGTAGATGTGATAATCGCCGAAGGCGTCGAAGAGAAGGGCCTCGGATTTGCGGTCATGAACAGACTTAGGAAGGCAGCGGGGTACAGAATAGTCTGGGCATAG
- a CDS encoding glycosyltransferase family 4 protein: MRILMVGHYPPHGGGVANHLDSLVRELRKRHEVHVLTYGPIEPREFESEFVHYVTVPPVYGIRGTSFALLGAREISRLHRKFGFDLIHAHFIGTTSFAGVLAKEKTGLPLIVTAHGSDLEHTATLALGRFYVKRTLNSADAIIAVSHWLAKKAASLGASRVRVIPNGVKPLRETSRRRDYITYIGALRDYKSPETFIELARRLPEERFLMVGDGPLRKQLQAVAPRNVEFTGYRHDVDTILSRSKLLVLPSKREGFGLVVLEANSLGVPAVGRRVSAVPELIREGKNGLTFESLDELVNAVKLLLEPKFNAKAGHRGRRIAGTYSWSRIAREVEEVYADVLGQRF; the protein is encoded by the coding sequence ATGAGGATTCTGATGGTAGGACACTATCCACCACACGGCGGAGGCGTTGCCAACCACCTGGACAGCCTCGTAAGGGAGCTGAGAAAGAGGCACGAGGTTCACGTCCTTACCTACGGGCCCATCGAGCCGAGGGAATTTGAATCAGAATTTGTCCACTACGTCACGGTTCCACCGGTTTATGGAATCAGGGGGACGAGCTTCGCCCTGCTTGGGGCAAGGGAGATATCCAGACTCCACAGAAAGTTTGGCTTTGACCTGATCCACGCTCACTTCATTGGAACGACGAGTTTTGCAGGGGTTCTCGCAAAGGAAAAAACCGGACTCCCTCTCATTGTGACGGCCCACGGAAGCGATCTAGAGCACACGGCAACGTTAGCCCTCGGGAGATTCTATGTGAAGAGAACACTGAACAGCGCTGACGCGATTATAGCCGTCAGCCACTGGCTCGCCAAGAAGGCGGCATCCCTCGGAGCGAGTAGGGTGAGGGTCATACCCAACGGTGTCAAACCGCTAAGAGAAACCAGCAGAAGGAGGGATTACATCACGTACATCGGAGCTCTCAGGGATTACAAGAGCCCAGAAACGTTCATAGAGCTGGCCCGCCGTCTGCCGGAGGAGAGGTTCCTTATGGTCGGTGACGGCCCTCTTAGAAAACAGCTCCAGGCAGTAGCTCCCCGAAATGTCGAGTTCACAGGCTACCGACACGATGTGGATACCATACTGTCCCGGAGCAAGCTGCTGGTTCTTCCTTCCAAGCGGGAAGGCTTTGGACTCGTCGTGCTTGAGGCTAACAGCCTCGGTGTCCCGGCGGTGGGAAGGCGTGTCAGCGCCGTCCCTGAGCTTATACGAGAGGGCAAAAACGGCCTAACGTTTGAGAGCCTCGATGAGCTGGTCAATGCTGTGAAACTGCTCCTAGAACCAAAGTTCAATGCTAAAGCGGGCCACAGGGGGAGGAGAATCGCCGGGACGTACTCATGGAGCAGAATAGCCCGTGAGGTTGAGGAAGTCTACGCTGATGTTCTTGGGCAACGTTTTTAA